The nucleotide sequence AATCTGCTGGCAGTGAACACCTTTGATGACCTGCCCTCCTGTCAATGCCTGGTCATGGCCGTGCCCTCCCATGGGTTCCGTGAGGTGTTCAGCAAGCTCATCCCCCGAATCCAGGAGGGAACCTTTCTTGTCTCGGCTGTTAAGGGGATTGAGGTCGAGACTGGCCAGACCATGTGTGAAATCATGCAGCAGGAACTTGCCCGGCAGAACAGAGCAGGAACTCTGTTCGCCGGGGTGCTGAGCGGCCCCAGCTTTGCCGATGAGGTCGCCATAGGCCAACCCACTGCCGTGACTGTGGGCTTTACGGACAACAGGGTGGCCCAGGCGGTCCAACACCTCTTCTCAACATCCTTTTTCAGGGTCTACACCAGTTCAGACACCATTGGTCTGGAGATCTCTGCGGCCATGAAAAATGTGATCGCCATTGCGGCCGGTATTTCCGACGGCTTAGGCTACGGACTGAATACGCGGGCCGCCTTAATTACCCGGGGGCTGGCAGAAATCACCCGTTTAGGCACCGCGCTCGGAGCTGATCCACTCACCTTTTCCGGTCTTGGAGGCCTGGGCGACTTGGTCCTGACCTGTACTGGCAGCCTGAGCCGTAATCGGACAGTAGGACTGAAGCTCGGCGAGGGCCGTACCCTGGAACAGGCCCTGGCAGAGATGACAATGGTTGCTGAGGGGGTCAAAACGACAAAATCCTGCTATAATCTGGCCGCCACGGTCGGCGTTGAGATGCCCATTCTTGAGCAGATCTATCAGATTCTCTATAAAGATAAGCCCTGCCGAGATGCTGTTCAGGATTTATTCGGGCGGAGCCTGAAAGAGGAGTAAGAGGTCGAACGAATATATACTGCCCTAACGTTTTCTTTCCTTCTCTCTCCCCTTCTTTTTCCTTCTTCAACCCCTGCAGCCCATTTTTTGTGAGGTTCCCCCCGGCGTTGCCGGATAGGGACGTGCGTACTTCCTGCTCCTGAAGGACTGCTAGGACTGCTGCAAATTCATCAAGGACTTTTTCAATGGGAATGGCAAAACCACCCCCTTTGCCATCCTGCACTGTCCTGGTCACGACGCCACGGACATATCCGGCTGCATCCAAAACAGGCCCCCCGCTCTTATCCTGCGAAATCTCCGTATCAATCTGAAGAAACATCCGGTTTTGCACACCCAGCCGTCGATATCCAGCAAAGATCGCGGCAGTCAGTCTCACCTCAACGCCAACAGAACCGCCTGGAACAAAAACGGAATCACCTAATCTGAGAAGAGCGTCAAGCGGAGGGGGCTGAAGAACTGTTTTTTGGGAAACTGATGGAGATGATGTGAGCAGGGCGAGATCGTATTCCTCATTAATCTGCACCAAGGATGCCCTCTGTTCAGAACTGTCTGCGAAAATAATCTTAATGATGGGATGCTCCTGGGCCTTTTTCTGCTGTGCCAGACGCTGCTCGTCTTTCTCCTGTTGAAATCTGAAATCAGCAAGATACTTTTTCCGCTCAGAGATCAAAAGGTTGAGCTCTTTTTTCGAAC is from Candidatus Electrothrix sp. GW3-4 and encodes:
- a CDS encoding NAD(P)H-dependent glycerol-3-phosphate dehydrogenase, producing MELQPIKQIAVIGAGSWGTALAKLLADKGEQVLLWSHRAEHVDALRRDRENRKYLPGAALPTNLLAVNTFDDLPSCQCLVMAVPSHGFREVFSKLIPRIQEGTFLVSAVKGIEVETGQTMCEIMQQELARQNRAGTLFAGVLSGPSFADEVAIGQPTAVTVGFTDNRVAQAVQHLFSTSFFRVYTSSDTIGLEISAAMKNVIAIAAGISDGLGYGLNTRAALITRGLAEITRLGTALGADPLTFSGLGGLGDLVLTCTGSLSRNRTVGLKLGEGRTLEQALAEMTMVAEGVKTTKSCYNLAATVGVEMPILEQIYQILYKDKPCRDAVQDLFGRSLKEE